The DNA window GAGCGCCGTCGCGTCGGGCAGGAAGCTCGGCCACCCCGCGATCGCCCGCGTCGCCGTCGCCACCGTCTGCAGGTTGGAGAACGCCGGCGGCGACGCCGAACCGTCGAAATCCATCACCGCGATCGTCTTCCCGTTCGCGCCGCCGTCGTACTGCGCGAACGACAGGAGGCGCCCGTCCGGCGAGAACGCGGGCGTCAGCGCGTAGGTCACCGCGCCCGTGAGGCTCGGCGCCAGCACCTCTTCCCCCGTCGACGTATCGTACAGCCGCGAGGGCGCCGGCCCCTCCAGCCCGCGCACCGGCGAGCCCTGCGGGACGCCGTTGCTCACCATCCACTCCCCGTTCGGCGTCAGCCCCCCGAACGACATCTTGCGCCCGTCGTCGGCGAGATGCCGCTGCGTCACGCTGCCGTCGGTGCCGATCTCGAAGCTCGCGCTGTCGAGCGGGTTGTTGATCGTCCAGTCCACCCCCGACACCAGCACATTGCCGTTCGCGCTGACCGAGTGGCACACCGTGCAGCCCGAGATGAAGATCTGCGCATCCACGTTCGGCCGCACCCGCAGGATCGCCGCCCCGTTCGTCTGCGCCGAGCGGTAGGTGTTGTAGTAGATCGACCCCTTGAAATCGCCGGGCGCGATCCGCCACGTCTCGCTCACCGGCCCGGTCACCTGGCCGCCGGCGAGCGTGGTCACCTCCACCCGCACGTCGTCGGTCCCCGACGCGCTCAGCGTCAGCGCGCGCCAGACGTCCTGCGGCAGCACCACCTGCGTCGGATTCGACGCCCCGAAGAACCCCTCGTACGTGAACCCTGGCACCGTGAGGCGTACGTACGTCGCGTCCGCGGACCACCCCGCGAGCTGCAGATCCGGCGCCCGCAGCCCGCGCGGGAACACCGTCTTGTCGTACGGGTAGAGGAAGCGCAGGTTCGGATCCGCGCTGCCCCCGTTCTGCAGATCCACCTGATCCTCCGGAGACACGTTCCCCGGGTTGTCCACGATCTGCACCCGCACCGTGACCGTCGTCGACGCCGTGAGCGCCCCGCTCCGCGCCGTCACCGTCGCCACCCCGGCGACCAGACCCTTGGAGGTCAGCTCTCCTTGCGTGTCGATCGTCCCGACGACGATGTCGCTGACCTCCCAGGTCACGCTCCCCGGCGCCGACCCATCCGCGAGCGCCGCCGTGAACTGCAGGCTCCTCGGCGTCCCGTCGACGTCGAGCACCGCGTTCTGCGGGCTGATGGTGAGCGACGACGGCGCCCCGGGTCCGGTGGTGTCCAGCAGCTCGCCGCCCGCGCCACCGTTGCCCGACGGACCACCCGCGTCACCGCTGGACGAGGTGTCCCCCGAGCTGCCGTTGCCGCTGCTACCGCATGCAGCCGCGAGCGCTGCTGCGGAGATCGACGTGCCGAGAAGCAAAGTCCACGTCTTCGAGCGTGCCATGCCAGAGAGCTCCTTGGAGGAAGGGGAACGGGAGCGGCCCGACCGTCAGCAACGGGCGGGAATCACGCGCCAGAATAACGCACCCTCATCGTCCGCGGACACAGGGATGGACGGCGACACACCTCTCCAGCGCGTCGAGCGACGTCCCTCTGTGCTGGCGCGTCGACGCTTTCGCGCCTCGCTACCTCGCCTCTTCTCGTCTCGCCCCCGTCCCCCCGTGCAGGGGACTACGGGTCACCCGGCCCAAACCTTTAGCCCCCTCGGCGAGATTTGTCGGCGAGGGGGCCTCGGCTCACTTCAGGCCGTGGTTTCCGCTGGTTTGCGTGCGATCGCGTACACCACGTTGGTCTGTGCGGCGCGCACACCCTGCGCTTCGAGCGCAGCGTGCAGGTCCTCTCGCACCGCTTCTCGCGTGGCAGCGTCGAGCTGATCCAGCGTCCCCCGGTAGCCCGAACCCAGCGCGATCGTCCACCAGTCCTCGGCCGTGCGGAGCGGTTGCGCCGACGTCTCGGCCTCGACCGAGCTCGCCTCCACGCCCACGCCGGCGAGCATCGCCCGCAACGTCTCCGGCGTCTCGATCCGCGCCCACGGCTTCACCTTCTTCACCAGCTCCGGCCGCCGCGCGCCGATGACTTCCCAGAACAACCCGTCCCCTGGTGCCATCACATCTGGCCCCCAGGTGGTGATCGCCAGCGTCCCCGACGGCTTCACCCAGCGCCACAGCCTGCGCACCGTCTCCTCCATGTCCGGGAAGAAGAAGATCCCGAACACACACACAACCGCATCGAAGTGCCCTCCCGGCACGTCCAGCGCCTCCACGTCCGCACAGCGGAACTCCACGTTCGAGAGCCCGGCTGCGTCCGCCTTGGCGCGGCCGAGCTGGAGCAGGGGCTCGGCCAGATCGACCGCGAGCACCGATCCCGAAGCTCCTACCTTCTGTGCCGCCGGTAGCGCCGAGGCGCCCGACCCACAGCAGACGTCGAGCACCCGCTGCCCCTCGGTGAGTGCGAGCCGGTCCACCGTGTTCTCACCGATGCGCGCCCAGAAGGCGAGCGGCGGCGCATCGAAGTGATCGGCCGCGGCGCTGAAGATCGCCGCCATCTGTGCCTTGATGGGATGAAGTGTCTGCATGCGTGTGCCTCGCTGACGCAGGGACCTGGCCGGTATTACACCGCCTGCGCCTCGTACCCTGCGTCCTGGACCGCCGCGAGCATTTCACCCAGCGTTGCCCCGCCGGCCGCGAGCGTGACCCGCGCGTCTCCCTCCGCGAGCCGCACCTCCACCTCGCGCACCCCTTCGAGCTTGCGCAGTGCCGTGCTCACGTGGCGAACGCAGTTCTGGCACGTCATGCCGCCGACCTTCAGCGTGATCTCCTGATCCATCCGGTTCTCCTCCTTCCGATACTGGCATGCCCCCCGCTCTGGTGTAAGGGACCCGGGCTGTGTGCGTCTGCAGGGACAGACCGGGACCCGACGCAGCCACGCGCCCTGTCAGCGCGGAACACCACGGCGCCGTGGCCACGGACGAGCCAAGGGAGCGACCATGACGACGACGAGCGGCCCAGCGCCGACCCAGACCCCGCCCGCACGTGCCGAGCGCCGTGATCTGCCCATCCGCGGCATGACCTGCGCGAGCTGTGTGCGTCATGTGGAGCGGGCCCTGCGTCGTGTCGACGGTGTGCAGGAGGCGAACGTCAACCTGGTCACCCAGCGCGCCACCGTCCTCTTCGACCCGGGCGCCACGTCCGTTCGTGCGCTCGCCGAGGCCGTGGAAGAGGCCGGCTACGAGGTCCCGGGTGCGCTCGCGCCCGACGAGACCGACAGCGCTGGACCGGCGAGCAGCCCCACGGCTGCGGAGGCCGAGGCCTCGTCAGAGGCGTCGCTGTCCTTGAAGAGCGACGCATCGACGGGTGAGGCGTCGACGGGTGAGGCGTCGACGGGTGAGGCGTCGACGGGTGAGGGATCGAAGAGCGAAGGGTCGGCGAGTCAGGCGTCATCGCGCGGAGCGTCGTCGAAGGACGGAGCATCGCAGCGCGAAGCGTCGTCACCATCCGCGGTGGCCTCCACCCCCCGGCGTGTGAACCGCGCGAAGGCGACCTCATCGGCTCGCTCCACGGCCGAGACCTTGCGAGAGGCCGAAGCGCGCGAGCAGCGAACCCTCCGCCGCGACCTCCTCCTCGCCGCCGCCTTCACCGCGCCGCTCCTGGTCATCGCCATGTCGCACGGGGCGATCCCCTTCCTCGATGGCGCCCTGGGTCGCTGGCTCCAGCTCGGCCTCGCCACCCCGGTGGTGTTCGGCCCTGGCCGCCGCTTCTTCCACCTCGCCTGGCTCGCGCTGCGCCGCCGCAGCGCCGACATGAACGTCCTCATCGCCCTCGGCGCGGGCGCCGCCTACCTCTACTCTGCGCTCGGCGTCCTCGCCCCGAGTCTCTTCCCCCACGCCGAGCACGGCCACACCCCGCACCTCTACTTCGAGGCCGCGGCGGCCATCCTCACCTTCGTCCTCCTCGGCCGCCTCCTCGAAGGCCGCTCCCGCGCCCACCTCGGCGATGCCGTCCGCGGCCTCGTCGCCCTCCAGCCCCGGACCGCGCGCCGCCTCCGCGGCGACACCGAGGAGGCCGTCCCCGTCGAGGCCCTCGTCCCGGGTGATCTCGTCCTCGTGCGCCCTGGCGAGCGCCTTCCCGCCGACGGCCAGATCGTGCGCGGCAGCTCCGGCATCGACGAGTCGATGCTCACCGGCGAGAGCCTCCCCGTCGACAAGGCCGAAGGCGACCCCGTCTCCGCGGGCACCCTCAACACGAGCGGCGCCATCACCCTCCGCGTCACCACCACCGGCGAGGGCACCGCGCTCGCGCGCATCGCCCGCGCCGTCGAAGATGCCCAGGGATCCAAGGCTCCCATCGCGCGCCTCGCCGATGTCGTGAGCGGCTACTTCGTGCCCACCGTCGTCGGCATCGCCCTCCTCAGCTTCGGCGCCTGGCTCTGGCTCACCCCTGGACCCGACGCGCTCGCCACCGCCATCGAGCGCGCCGTCGCCGTGCTCGTCATCGCGTGCCCTTGCGCCCTCGGCCTCGCCACCCCCGCCGCCGTCGCCGTCGGTACGGGCCGCGGCGCCGAGCTCGGCGTTCTCGTCAAGGGCGGCGCCGCTCTCGAAGCCCTGAGCCGCGTCGACCTCGTCCTCGTCGACAAGACCGGCACCCTCACCACCGGCAAGCCCGCGCTCACCCACGTCATCGACCGCTCCGGCCTCGGCGAAGACGCCCTCCTCGCCCTCGTCGGCAGCGCCGAGCGTGGCAGCGAGCACCCCATCGCCCACGCCCTCGTCGAGGGCGCCCGCGCCCGTGGCGCCACGCTCGACACCCCCGACGTCCTTCGCGCCGAGGCCGGCCATGGCGTCGAAGCCCGCATCGGCGATCGCACCCTCCGCGTCGGCACCCGCGCCTTCCTCGCTGCTGCTGGCATCGACCCCGAGCCCCTCGAACCCGACGCAAGCCGTCTCGCCGAGCAGGGCAGCACCCCCTCCTTCGTCGCCATCGACGGCCGCCTCGCCGGCCTCGTCGCCGTCGCCGACCGCCCCGCTGACGGCGCCCGCGAAGCCATCGCCGAGCTGACCCACCTCGGCGTCGACCTCGCCGTCCTCACCGGCGACCGTCAGGCCACCGCCCGCGCCATCGCCCGCGAGCTGGGCGTCACCGAGGTCCACGCCGAGCTGCGCCCCGAGGACAAAGCCCGCATCATCACCGACGCCCGCCGTGACGGCCGCCGCGTCGCCATGGTCGGCGACGGCGTGAACGACGCCCCGGCCCTCGCCTCCGCCGACGTCGGCATCGCCATCGGCACCGGCGCCGACATCGCCCTCGACGCCGCCGATGTCGCCCTCCTCCACGGCGGCATCCGCGGCGTCCCCACCAGCGTGCGCCTCGCCCGCAAGACCCTCGGCACCATCCGGCAGAACCTCTTCTTCGCCTTCGTGTACAACGTGATCGGCATCCCCATCGCCGCAGGCGTCTTCTTCCCCTGGACGGGCTGGCTCCTGTCCCCCGTGATCGCCAGCGCCGCCATGTCCCTGTCGAGCGTCTCCGTGCTCCTCAGTTCCCTGCGCCTCCGCCGCTTCCAGGGGTGAGCCGCGACGACGGCCGTTCTCGATCTGCAGCGTGATGCGACGCATGGTCTGCGATCGCCTCACGCGCTACGACCTGCGACATCCTTCGCCGTGATGCGACGCATGATCTCCGATCGCTTCCATCACACGCAGTAGCCTGCACACGCAGTAGCCTGCACACGCAGCAGCCTGCGACATCGGACGAATCTGCTGCACGCGGATCACGTTGACATCACG is part of the Chondromyces crocatus genome and encodes:
- a CDS encoding class I SAM-dependent methyltransferase; its protein translation is MQTLHPIKAQMAAIFSAAADHFDAPPLAFWARIGENTVDRLALTEGQRVLDVCCGSGASALPAAQKVGASGSVLAVDLAEPLLQLGRAKADAAGLSNVEFRCADVEALDVPGGHFDAVVCVFGIFFFPDMEETVRRLWRWVKPSGTLAITTWGPDVMAPGDGLFWEVIGARRPELVKKVKPWARIETPETLRAMLAGVGVEASSVEAETSAQPLRTAEDWWTIALGSGYRGTLDQLDAATREAVREDLHAALEAQGVRAAQTNVVYAIARKPAETTA
- a CDS encoding heavy-metal-associated domain-containing protein — translated: MDQEITLKVGGMTCQNCVRHVSTALRKLEGVREVEVRLAEGDARVTLAAGGATLGEMLAAVQDAGYEAQAV
- a CDS encoding heavy metal translocating P-type ATPase, with the translated sequence MTTTSGPAPTQTPPARAERRDLPIRGMTCASCVRHVERALRRVDGVQEANVNLVTQRATVLFDPGATSVRALAEAVEEAGYEVPGALAPDETDSAGPASSPTAAEAEASSEASLSLKSDASTGEASTGEASTGEASTGEGSKSEGSASQASSRGASSKDGASQREASSPSAVASTPRRVNRAKATSSARSTAETLREAEAREQRTLRRDLLLAAAFTAPLLVIAMSHGAIPFLDGALGRWLQLGLATPVVFGPGRRFFHLAWLALRRRSADMNVLIALGAGAAYLYSALGVLAPSLFPHAEHGHTPHLYFEAAAAILTFVLLGRLLEGRSRAHLGDAVRGLVALQPRTARRLRGDTEEAVPVEALVPGDLVLVRPGERLPADGQIVRGSSGIDESMLTGESLPVDKAEGDPVSAGTLNTSGAITLRVTTTGEGTALARIARAVEDAQGSKAPIARLADVVSGYFVPTVVGIALLSFGAWLWLTPGPDALATAIERAVAVLVIACPCALGLATPAAVAVGTGRGAELGVLVKGGAALEALSRVDLVLVDKTGTLTTGKPALTHVIDRSGLGEDALLALVGSAERGSEHPIAHALVEGARARGATLDTPDVLRAEAGHGVEARIGDRTLRVGTRAFLAAAGIDPEPLEPDASRLAEQGSTPSFVAIDGRLAGLVAVADRPADGAREAIAELTHLGVDLAVLTGDRQATARAIARELGVTEVHAELRPEDKARIITDARRDGRRVAMVGDGVNDAPALASADVGIAIGTGADIALDAADVALLHGGIRGVPTSVRLARKTLGTIRQNLFFAFVYNVIGIPIAAGVFFPWTGWLLSPVIASAAMSLSSVSVLLSSLRLRRFQG